The DNA sequence CGTACCCTGACACATTTGGGGTATAAAGTAAGATATGTAAGAAATATTACCGATGCAGGCCACCTTACCGATGATGGGAATGTTGATAACGATAGATTCGTAAAACAAACCAGACTTGAAAAACTGGAGCCTATGGAAATTGTACAGAAATATACAGTAGATTTCCATAAAGTATTGGATATGTTCAATCTTTTGCCACCCAATATCGAACCTACAGCTACAGGACATATCGTAGAGCAGATTGAACTGACTCAAAAACTGATTGAAAGAGGCTTTGCTTATGAAAGCAACGGTTCAGTTTACTTTGATGTATTAGAATACAACAAAAGAGGATTGAACTATGGCGAACTTTCAAAACGTAACATAGAAGAACTTTTCGCCAATACAAGAGACCTCGACGGACAGGGAGAAAAGAAAAATCCACAGGATTTTGCATTGTGGAAAAAAGCATCACCTGCTCACATCATGAGATGGAATTCCCCTTGGGGAGAAGGATTCCCGGGATGGCACCTTGAATGTACTGCAATGAGTACAAAATATTTAGGGGAAACTTTCGATATCCACGGAGGAGGAATGGACCTTAAGTTCCCTCACCACGAATGTGAAATTGCACAAGGGAAAGCTTGCAATGATGCTGCACCCGTAAATTACTGGATGCATGCCAATATGTTGACGATGAATTCTCAGCGTATGAGCAAATCTACAGGGAACTATATCCTTCCGATGCAGCTGGTTACTGGTGATAATGACTTCTTTGAAAAGCCTTTCCATCCTTCAATTGTACGTTTCTGCTTCCTGCAGGCACATTACAGAAGCGTTCTGGATATTTCAAACGATGCAATGATAGCCAGTGAAAAAGGATTCATCAGATTGATGGAAGCTGTAAAAGTATTGAACTCAATCACACCTGATGATACCAAACAATCCGGTTTCAGCCTGAAAGAATGGAAAGATAAAGCATATGAAGCTTTAACTGACGATTTCAATTCACCAATCCTCATTGCTCACCTGTTTGAAGCGGTGAAATACATTTTTGCTCTGAACGATGGTAAAGAAACGATCTCAACAG is a window from the Chryseobacterium indologenes genome containing:
- the cysS gene encoding cysteine--tRNA ligase, with protein sequence MQLKIYNSLTAEKEIFKPILDGNIGMYVCGPTVYSNVHLGNVRTFLSFDFIYRTLTHLGYKVRYVRNITDAGHLTDDGNVDNDRFVKQTRLEKLEPMEIVQKYTVDFHKVLDMFNLLPPNIEPTATGHIVEQIELTQKLIERGFAYESNGSVYFDVLEYNKRGLNYGELSKRNIEELFANTRDLDGQGEKKNPQDFALWKKASPAHIMRWNSPWGEGFPGWHLECTAMSTKYLGETFDIHGGGMDLKFPHHECEIAQGKACNDAAPVNYWMHANMLTMNSQRMSKSTGNYILPMQLVTGDNDFFEKPFHPSIVRFCFLQAHYRSVLDISNDAMIASEKGFIRLMEAVKVLNSITPDDTKQSGFSLKEWKDKAYEALTDDFNSPILIAHLFEAVKYIFALNDGKETISTADLEDLKSTLNAFIFDVLGLQTVEENNNEKLDQTLKVLIELRNQARKSKNFDLSDQIRDKLLAEGIELKDGRDGTSYVLN